In one Rhea pennata isolate bPtePen1 chromosome 17, bPtePen1.pri, whole genome shotgun sequence genomic region, the following are encoded:
- the LRRC75B gene encoding leucine-rich repeat-containing protein 75B — protein MGSRLSRQSSLEEEGAAEEPCARLQGGRGDFQLSSLLLHPQKLPGVLRKSSPAPYVRRVGWLREIQATLREHKREHAVHILRLLRKDLGLEGTFLNEVLYKNTTFLNLVDPISHDLLMSLARDLQCPKKEYDPWKSSDRICRQLIYHLTPHSKRHRHGLPRRKPQACLKTSLQKKVSQDSMDLSGIPLTMRDVHRMAYYLQNNGDHLTSMDLSFTELNDDMVRLLLPFLWALPKLTHLSLNGNRLTRATMKELTDAMKDMNKFPCLAWVDLGNNVDVSSMPQPLLVGLRKRLSQQTTLPTIYEALDCDSELSAGNEGSQPEDEGKESSPPRAFPQQGCER, from the exons ATGGGCTCGCGGCTGAGCCGGCAGagcagcctggaggaggagggcgCCGCCGAGGAGCCCTGCGCCCGGCtgcagggcggccgcggcgaTTTCCAGCTCTCGTCGCTGCTGCTGCACCCGCAGAAGCTGCCCGGGGTGCTGAGGAAGAGCTCGCCGGCGCCCTACGTGAGGCGGGTCGGGTGGCTGCGGGAGATCCAGGCCACGCTCCGCGAGCACAAGCGGGAGCACGCCGTGCACATCCTCCGCCTGCTCAGGAAG GATCTGGGACTGGAAGGAACATTCCTCAATGAAGTGCTCTACAAAAATACAACCTTCCTTAACTTGGTGGATCCCATCTCCCATGACTTGCTGATGAGCCTAGCGAGAGATCTGCAGTGTCCCAAAAAG GAATACGACCCCTGGAAGTCCTCGGACCGGATCTGCCGGCAGCTCATCTACCACCTCACGCCGCACTCCAAGCGGCACCGGCACGGGCTGCCCCGCAGGAAGCCCCAGGCGTG CCTGAAGACCAGTCTGCAGAAGAAGGTGAGCCAGGACTCCATGGATTTGTCAGGGATCCCCCTGACCATGCGGGATGTCCACCGCATGGCTTACTACCTGCAGAACAATGGAGACCACCTCACCTCCATGGACCTGAGCTTCACTGAGCTGAACGACGACATGGTGCGCCTACTGCTGCCATTCCTCTGGGCACTACCCAAGCTCACTCACCTTTCCCTCAACGGCAACCGGCTGACCCGGGCGACTATGAAGGAGCTGACTGATGCCATGAAGGACATGAACAAGTTCCCTTGCCTGGCCTGGGTGGACCTCGGCAACAATGTAGATGTCTCTTCCATGCCGCAGCCCTTGCTCGTGGGCCTGCGCAAGCGCCTCAGCCAGCAGACCACGCTGCCCACCATCTACGAGGCACTTGACTGCGACTCGGAGCTCTCTGCTGGGAACGAGGGCAGCCAGCCGGAGGACGAAGGAAAGGAAAGCTCCCCGCCACGCGCTTTCCCCCAGCAGGGCTGTGAGAGGTGA